In one Rhodococcus sp. B50 genomic region, the following are encoded:
- a CDS encoding redoxin NrdH, whose translation MNITVYTKPACVQCTATYRALDKAGIEYDVVDISESPEARDYVMALGYLQAPVVVAGDDHWSGFRPDRIKALTVAA comes from the coding sequence ATGAACATCACCGTCTACACCAAGCCTGCCTGCGTCCAGTGCACCGCCACCTACCGTGCCCTCGACAAGGCCGGCATCGAGTACGACGTCGTCGACATCAGTGAGAGCCCCGAGGCCCGCGACTACGTCATGGCGCTGGGTTACCTCCAGGCGCCCGTCGTCGTCGCCGGCGACGACCACTGGTCGGGCTTCCGCCCCGATCGCATCAAGGCTCTCACGGTCGCTGCCTGA
- the nrdI gene encoding class Ib ribonucleoside-diphosphate reductase assembly flavoprotein NrdI: MASLVSIQGTSLVYFSSTSENTHRFVQKLGIPASRIPLHDREGNFEVHEPYVLIVPTYGGGTTATGRDTRYVPKQVIRFLNNEHNRSLIRGVIAAGNTNFGDSYCFAGDIVARKCKVPYLYRFELMGTTDDVERVRDGLARFWESVLQNA, from the coding sequence ATGGCTTCGCTGGTGTCGATCCAGGGAACGTCGCTGGTGTACTTCTCGAGTACATCCGAGAACACCCACCGATTCGTGCAGAAGCTCGGGATTCCGGCCAGCCGGATCCCACTGCACGATCGGGAGGGAAATTTCGAGGTCCACGAACCGTACGTGTTGATCGTGCCGACCTACGGTGGCGGGACGACCGCCACCGGTCGCGATACCCGCTACGTTCCCAAACAGGTCATCCGGTTCCTCAACAACGAGCACAATCGGAGCCTGATCCGCGGTGTCATCGCGGCGGGTAACACCAACTTCGGCGACTCGTACTGTTTCGCGGGCGACATCGTCGCGCGCAAGTGCAAGGTGCCGTATCTGTACCGATTCGAGTTGATGGGCACGACCGACGACGTGGAGCGTGTCCGCGACGGTCTCGCCCGATTCTGGGAGTCCGTTCTCCAGAACGCCTGA
- the nrdE gene encoding class 1b ribonucleoside-diphosphate reductase subunit alpha, which yields MLNLYGPNGEIQFDKDVAAARQYFLQHVNQNTVFFHNLDEKLDYLVEENYYEPEVLDKYSRSFVKSLFDHAYSKKFRFPTFLGAFKYYTSYTLKTFDGKRYLERFEDRVCMVALTLADGDEILARHLVDEIISGRFQPATPTFLNSGKKQRGEPVSCFLLRIEDNMESIGRSINSALQLSKRGGGVALLLSNIREHGAPIKKIENQSSGVIPIMKLLEDSFSYANQLGARQGAGAVYLHAHHPDIYRFLDTKRENADEKIRIKTLSLGVVIPDITFELAKKNEDMYLFSPYDVERVYGKPFADIDVTEKYYEMVDDKRIRKSKIKAREFFQTVAELQFESGYPYVMFEDTVNRANPIAGKITHSNLCSEILQVSTPSEFNDDLSYSHVGKDISCNLGSLNIAKTMDSPDFAQTIEVAIRGLTAVSDQTTISSVPSIERGNNESHAIGLGQMNLHGFLAREHIFYGSEEGVDFTNIYFYTVLFHALRASNKIAIERGTYFKGFPESKYASGEFFDKYTDQVWEPATERVRQLFAGSNIEIPTQQDWRELKESVQKHGIYNQNLQAVPPTGSISYINHSTSSIHPVASKIEIRKEGKIGRVYYPAPYMTNENLEYFQDAYEIGYEKIIDTYAAATQHVDQGLSLTLFFKDTVTTRDVNKAQIYAWRKGIKTLYYIRLRQMALEGTEVEGCVSCML from the coding sequence ATGTTGAATCTGTACGGCCCCAACGGCGAGATCCAGTTCGACAAGGATGTGGCCGCCGCTCGCCAGTACTTCCTGCAGCACGTCAACCAGAACACCGTCTTCTTCCACAACCTCGACGAGAAGCTCGACTACCTCGTCGAGGAGAACTACTACGAGCCCGAGGTGCTCGACAAGTACTCGCGTTCGTTCGTCAAATCGCTGTTCGACCATGCGTATTCGAAGAAGTTCCGGTTCCCGACCTTCCTCGGTGCGTTCAAGTACTACACCTCGTACACCCTCAAGACGTTCGACGGCAAGCGTTACCTCGAGCGGTTCGAGGACCGGGTGTGCATGGTCGCCCTGACCCTCGCCGACGGCGACGAGATCCTCGCCCGGCACCTCGTCGACGAGATCATCTCCGGCCGCTTCCAGCCGGCCACCCCGACCTTCCTCAACTCGGGCAAGAAGCAGCGCGGCGAACCCGTCTCGTGCTTCCTGCTCCGTATCGAGGACAACATGGAGTCGATCGGCCGCTCCATCAACTCCGCGCTGCAACTGTCCAAGCGCGGTGGCGGTGTCGCCTTGCTGCTCAGCAACATTCGTGAGCACGGCGCACCCATCAAGAAGATCGAGAACCAGTCCTCCGGCGTCATCCCGATCATGAAGCTGCTCGAGGACTCCTTCTCCTACGCCAACCAGCTCGGGGCCCGTCAGGGTGCCGGCGCGGTCTACCTGCACGCGCACCACCCCGACATCTACCGCTTCCTCGACACCAAGCGCGAGAACGCCGACGAGAAGATCCGCATCAAGACCCTCTCGCTCGGCGTCGTCATCCCCGACATCACGTTCGAACTGGCGAAGAAGAACGAGGACATGTACCTGTTCTCGCCGTACGACGTCGAGCGCGTCTACGGGAAGCCCTTCGCCGACATCGACGTCACCGAGAAGTACTACGAGATGGTCGACGACAAGCGCATCCGCAAGTCGAAGATCAAGGCGCGCGAGTTCTTCCAGACCGTCGCCGAGCTGCAGTTCGAGTCGGGCTACCCCTACGTCATGTTCGAGGACACGGTGAACCGGGCCAACCCGATCGCCGGCAAGATCACGCACTCGAACCTGTGCTCGGAGATCCTGCAGGTCTCGACCCCCTCGGAGTTCAACGACGACCTGTCCTACAGCCATGTGGGCAAGGACATCTCGTGCAACCTCGGCTCGCTGAACATCGCGAAGACGATGGACTCGCCCGACTTCGCCCAGACCATCGAGGTGGCCATCCGCGGCTTGACGGCGGTCTCCGACCAGACGACGATCTCGTCCGTTCCGTCGATCGAGCGTGGCAACAACGAATCCCATGCCATCGGCCTCGGTCAGATGAACCTGCACGGTTTCCTCGCCCGCGAGCACATCTTCTACGGGTCCGAGGAAGGCGTCGACTTCACGAACATCTACTTCTACACCGTGCTGTTCCACGCCCTGCGCGCGTCGAACAAGATCGCGATCGAGCGCGGTACGTACTTCAAGGGCTTCCCGGAGTCGAAGTACGCCTCGGGTGAGTTCTTCGACAAGTACACCGATCAGGTGTGGGAGCCGGCGACCGAGCGGGTCCGCCAGCTGTTCGCCGGGTCGAACATCGAGATCCCCACTCAGCAGGACTGGCGCGAGCTGAAGGAGTCGGTGCAGAAGCACGGCATCTACAACCAGAACCTGCAGGCGGTTCCGCCCACCGGTTCGATCTCGTACATCAACCACTCGACGAGCTCGATCCACCCGGTCGCGTCGAAGATCGAGATCCGCAAGGAGGGCAAGATCGGGCGTGTCTACTACCCGGCGCCCTACATGACGAACGAGAACCTCGAGTACTTCCAGGACGCGTACGAGATCGGTTACGAGAAGATCATCGACACCTACGCCGCCGCGACGCAGCATGTCGACCAGGGCTTGTCGCTGACGCTGTTCTTCAAGGACACCGTCACCACCCGCGACGTGAACAAGGCCCAGATCTACGCGTGGCGCAAGGGAATCAAGACGCTGTACTACATCCGCCTGCGGCAGATGGCGCTCGAGGGCACCGAGGTGGAGGGTTGCGTTTCCTGCATGCTGTGA
- the nrdF gene encoding class 1b ribonucleoside-diphosphate reductase subunit beta: MTASAHSPADGVRVKLIDRVSAINWNRVPDDKDAEVWDRLTGNFWLPEKVPVSNDIQSWGTLTEYEQELTMRVFTGLTLLDTIQGTVGAVSLIPDAITPHEEAVLTNIAFMESVHAKSYSQIFSTLCSSRQIDDAFRWSEENEHLQRKAQIILDYYKGDDPLKRKAASTLLESFLFYSGFYLPMYWSSRAKLTNTADMIRLIIRDEAVHGYYIGYKYQRGLETITQAERDELKDWVFELLFELYDNETHYTADLYDQVGLTEDVKKFLRYNANKALMNLGYEALFPKDETDVNPAILSALSPNADENHDFFSGSGSSYVIGKAVVTEDDDWDF; the protein is encoded by the coding sequence ATGACTGCATCAGCACATTCGCCGGCCGACGGCGTGCGCGTCAAACTCATCGATCGCGTGTCCGCGATCAACTGGAACCGCGTCCCCGACGACAAGGACGCCGAGGTCTGGGATCGGCTCACCGGCAACTTCTGGCTCCCGGAGAAGGTGCCCGTGTCCAACGACATCCAGTCGTGGGGCACGCTCACCGAGTACGAGCAGGAATTGACGATGCGGGTCTTCACGGGCCTGACGCTGCTCGACACCATCCAGGGCACGGTCGGCGCGGTCTCGCTCATCCCCGACGCGATCACCCCGCACGAGGAAGCGGTGCTGACGAACATCGCGTTCATGGAGTCGGTGCACGCGAAGAGCTACTCGCAGATCTTCTCGACGCTGTGCTCGAGCCGTCAGATCGACGACGCCTTCCGCTGGTCGGAGGAGAACGAGCACCTGCAGCGCAAGGCGCAGATCATCCTCGACTACTACAAGGGCGACGACCCGCTCAAGCGCAAGGCCGCCTCGACGCTGCTCGAGTCGTTCCTGTTCTATTCGGGTTTCTACCTGCCGATGTACTGGTCGTCGCGGGCGAAGCTCACCAACACCGCCGACATGATCCGCCTGATCATCCGCGACGAGGCCGTCCACGGCTACTACATCGGCTACAAGTACCAGCGTGGCCTCGAGACGATCACGCAGGCCGAGCGCGACGAGCTCAAGGACTGGGTCTTCGAACTGCTCTTCGAGCTGTACGACAACGAGACCCACTACACGGCCGACCTGTACGACCAGGTCGGGCTCACCGAGGACGTCAAGAAGTTCCTGCGTTACAACGCGAACAAGGCTCTGATGAATCTCGGCTACGAGGCGCTGTTCCCCAAGGACGAGACGGACGTCAACCCGGCCATCCTGTCGGCGCTGTCGCCGAACGCCGACGAGAACCACGACTTCTTCTCGGGCTCCGGCAGCTCCTACGTGATCGGCAAGGCCGTCGTCACGGAAGACGACGACTGGGACTTCTGA